tacacaccttttatagggttcccacacggccatacatccatgttacagcaggtgtttacggAAGACAGAAGACCCACAAGTGTTAAAGAGCTATATAGCATGTTCTGAACACCTGTGTTTAATGAAGGCTGCCAGAAACGTATTgacactgaaaaatactgttgcCTGCTACTTTGATAAAGCcggttaaaacagtgtacagCACGGGATGTTGGTGGCACTTTAATTGGGGAGggcaggctcgtggtaatggctggagcggtatTAGTGGAATAGTATCAACTACATCAAACAcagttttcatgtgtttgatgccattccatttgctccgttacggacattattatgagccgtcctcccctcagcaacctcctgtggtgtacaGTAATAGTACATTTTGcgtttgtgaaattattttgatgtgatatgaaagtaaagggctttatgtttctagaaccgtatCGCAAATGAGAATCGATTTACGTTAAGATTAAGTATTTGGCTGTCAGAGCAAGTCTATCTTTGGAAAAAAAACACAAGGTCCTTAAGGAGTAATGTTAACGGTATGCTCCTTAAGAGTACATCTTGGGCTACTTTAGCTTAGCTAGCTAGTGGATCCAACTTGCCCACGAAATGTATGGATCAGCTATGCACGCTCTCCTTTCAGTTTGGCAAAGTGAATATTATGTATTAGAAGTGTGTCAAATACGACAATATTAAATATATATCACCCCTACATGAGTTGATGGACCATTTTCTTCAATCATTGTTGCCATTCCACCCTTTCTTGATCGTATTTTTCTTGAGAAATTATTTCACTGTTGTACAGCCGGAAATTCGTTAGGGGATACGGTGCATTGTGGGTATTGTAGTATGCAATGTAGGTAGGTAAAACTTTGCACCTATTTGGTTTTGGAGCATTTAATGGATCCTTCAGTTTGATCCTATTAAATTACAAAGTATTGTAATGCTTAATTCTATAATAAAATATGTCAAATGTGTGTCATGATTTATTGACTGTGCAACCACTCGTGTGAGATGCCGCAAAGCTGATTTCAGTGTCGTGCTCTCTTTACCAGACGCTTCCGTGGTTCCCACAGTAACGGAGCTCCAGCTGTTCGTGTGTACACTTGTTGATACAATAGCGAGTGAGCTTGCACATAAACAAGATACGTTACTTTTTATATCTCTTGACATATGCTCAGTTGTTACATTTTACATTACCTTTTATAGCTCTACATAATTGGGTAAATTTGCGGAAGTAATACAAATGCGGCCAACAAAGTATTTCACTCCAACAGAGGTGTCCCTTCATAACACCCTTGGCGACCTGTGGGTGTCATACCTGGGCAAGGTGTACGACTTGACACCATTGGTGAATGAATTTAAAGGTAAGTTGTCGAATACAAATAGGCTGTTAGGTTACAACAGTTTAATAAACAACACACTCTTTTTCAGGGGATGTACTTCTGAAGCCTATCATTGAGTGTGCAGGAAAGGACATCAGTCACTGGTTTGACCCAAAGACAAAAGATGTGAGTGAAAAAATAATCAGACGTCTATCAAGAATGTAACATATTTGTCTTTCTTTTTCATTATATTGATGATGAGTAGGCTAATTCCCCATTTGTATGTTCAGATTCTGACCCACATTGACCCACTATCTGGGTGTGTGAAATACTACACCCCTAGGGGGCGCTTTGTGCACGTGCCGCCTCCCTGCCCTCGTACTGACTGGACCAATGACTTTGGGCGACCCTGGTGGAGAGATACGCAATATGAGGTGGGACTACTTTCTGTCAAGACCAGGTGGATCCGCATCATCAACACCCTCACATCCCAGGAGCAGGGTCTGGAGGTAAGTTATCCTTATTCTGATCAGGGAGAATGTCATGCATAGATCATAAGAGGCTGCATGTGTACATGTGATATTATACTAATCTCACATAGCAAGACACCATCCCCTGGCAAGCGGGCTAGTGCCATAGATAAATGCTGCATGCATGTATTATACATATGCTATAGATATGCACACATCATACTGACATCATTCTGCACACATACATGTCACCTTCATGCATACATGCACAATTTATACATAACAATCATGCATACTATTGTAGCTGTTCAAGCCTTATCCTCCCACCTCCCCCTCAACCGCCTTATCAGCAAAGCATTTTCAGCATATCACAGTAGCAGTCTATTAGGAGTGTATCCATTCAGCTGGCACTGTTTCACACACACTGCGTAATATCACTGACTGGAACACAGGTGCTGTGTCTCCCTTACTCTGTGTGTCACTGGCTGAATAAAATATGGGTCACCACACTGCACTCTAGGGAGCCCTGGCCTGTATGTGACTAGCTTCCAAAGGGACCAAAGGGACACTGGGAGGGGGAGTGAGTAGCACAGTAGTGCAGTGTGTCACTGTCAAGCCCTGGGGGGTTTGTGAGCAAGTCCTGGCTTGGTTCGCTCATTCCCCCCGCAGcctacacaaacaaacacacaacacaacacactcgCACCCACAGCAGAGCacgcctctcctctccactccagcGCGGTGGGAGAGCAGGCTTTCCCGCCAACCTGCCCCAGCTGGCACTAGTAGTCTTCTACTGGGCCAGAAGCTTAGTGTGGGTGCTCCACGCTCCACACAGTCAGACACATGCACTGCATAAACaaattattttcttattttttttgttgGTTCCTGGAAGCCAAGCTAGAGTGGTTTAACCGCAAGACATGCCCATAGACCACAGAATGAGTTTCAGGGGAAAAAAcaatggaaaatatatatatatttttactattaAAATACAATGGCTGATGACAATGACTGATCATACCTATAGGTTCTAGATCTGAAACAGCTGCAACAGATTTCAGCTGCAGTCAATATATCCCCTGGGAAGTCAGGAACTACTGTACATGGAAAAgtaaaagaagaaaaaaactgcaacttctccctcctctctctctttccccaggtGTGTTCCGAGGAGACCTTGAATGAGATTCTCCAGCGGTACCTCCGCTACAACTCTCACGCCGCCAGCTACACTTGGAAGCACAACTGTGTCAACCTGGACATGAGTAAAACGCTGGAGGAGAACGGCATCCCCGACGAGGACGAGGACTTCTACAACACACGCATGGACCGCGACCTCTTCTCCCAGTCCATCTGCCTATACTTCAACGACGACCTCACTGAACTTTGACCCTATATGTAAGAATGTTAGAAAATGGTGGTGAGCAATACGAGCAGACAATCTATTAAAATGTTGACtcacaaaatacattttctgtATGTGTTATTTGTTAGCGTTATATTATTGTTGTAGCAATTTTATTATAGCCAATTTAACCCAAAAAGGACTTGAACTGGTAACCTGTTCCTTTACTTGTCATTCTATCCCAGTGTCATCCTTTTGTCATTCCTTCAAAGCTTCTTGCAtctttacagtaggcctacataaatTCATGCCAACATTTGACATAAAATAGCATGGTAACCATGGTAATTGTTTATGTGATATTCAACAGTACCTTTGTGGCTCTGCTGGGTTAAGATTTCCAGTTGTACAGAATGTGCAGGAAACCAAATCTACTATAACAGTAGCAATATCAGGTTTAGTCAGTCTGATATATaatatcaaatctaattttattggtcacatacacatggttagcagatgttattgcgagtttAGCGAAATGTTATCCATAGTTCTATTAATCAGTGACCTGTCATTGTTATCAATATCTAGGCTATttatcattattcacaattataCACACATTTtttactctaaaatgtgcatactgtatgtatgtctgACCATAGACTCCTTTGTAAAAGCTGAGCTGTCTGAAGGGAGACCAACCATTGTTTGACTATTAGAGGTTCCCATGGCCTTACTGCCACCCATATCAAAGGGACTCTAGTGAAAGTGTGCAAGATGATTTTAAAATGTATCCTCTTTCATTGTAATGCTTTCAGAATGTTGAAAAAAATAttattctattattattattctattattctatatattctattattattatcaaataaTCTCCATTTGAAAAAAATGCCAGTTTGCACATTGCATAGATTTTTCTCCCTACCACAAGTGGTTAATTTTTAAGCAATCCAATCTGCTGTAAATCTGGGCATGGCTGCGGCAGATTTTCCCAACCCCCCACTCTCAAACTCCCTCCCCGACGTATCATTTTATACCACGGTGGGGGCCTTTAAGAATATTAAGGTGGCCATATTTGATAGATTTGTATCGCGTTTTTCAGTGCAGAAAGGGAGTTTTGTTGCGTGTGATCTTAAAACAGTTAGCTGGCATGGCTGATCATtggtgggggggagggggcagTAACATTACAAGCAGTCAAACACCCCCTTTCTTGTTTCTTGTAACAATGTAAATGTTTTTTGATGAGGGAGGGGTGCgcggagagaggcagagagagagaaaaaagaagaggggggggggcgtTCTGCAATAATATAGTCAGCCATTTTTTATGCAAGGGGATTTTTCTTATTGGGGGggttgttaaaaaataaatataagaGCGGCCATCTTTGTTTCCCTGCCTTGTAGtgtaaaatattccaaaacggcCCCCACTTTTTTCTGGTGTCGATTTGaatattaaataaatatcatAATTCCGGAGGGTTTCTGATTTCGAGGACGGAGCCGATGACAGGAATataatgtcctctcctctccggtCCTGTGAGGAAGACCAGGGCATGTTGGTTCATTCCGAGGGAGTGGATTTTGATGAAGAAGACGAGGACGACGGAGATCTAGACGGGAACGCAAGCGACATAAACTCGCCGGCGGCGCCTCGAGAAACTGCAACACTAGCCGCGCCAGGTAGGCTATATTAACTACAGTCGAAAGAGACACTGGCGAAAGACTCGGGAGCGCGCACACAAAATAGAAACAACATACGCCACATTTTTTTAAAGTACGCCAGGACACCCTGTGCCGCTCATCTCAATAGTTATCTGTTGCTGCAATATAATTAGTTGCGCGCCCGTTGCTCCAAAGGATAGCGCAGCTTTGAAATAGAAAGAGTTGAAGATTCCAAACAATTCCACAAAGTTGATCCTCCTCAACGTTGCTTTTCATCCTGACAATGCTGCCATATTCATAGATGTAAATAATATCTCAATGTTAATAGGTCGATGTGAAGTGTACAGCTCACGACATCACTGGTAGAAAACATGGACTCCTCAGCAATAAGCTTTCTGATTGTGATCTTTAGAACAGTGCTGTGATGTCTGTTCCCGAGGCGTGAGCGTTAAAACCGGATGATAGAGTAAGTGCTGGCATGACAGTGTAAATAAACTTGCCTCCTACCCCATGACGGTCTCCACTGTCATACTGACAGGGACGGTTCATGATAGGACACTGACACTACTCCCAAGTTCTGAATATAACCGTTATGTGTAGCCTACAGGGCTATTGTTCCCACTCTCTTTTCGATGTCATAGCATACTAACACATGTAACACGTAGGCCTATAATACACCAAGCCTAGAAACTATTACTGTGAAGCCTAATTAAAGAAAGGACTTGCCTACAACAATTGCATGTGAAAAATACGATCAACAGAAATCTTATTTTACTCCAAAGAAGTTTATTTTTGAGGGATTACAGATTTGGCCTACCTGGTTCCACGCCATAGAACATGTTTACATTATTTTACAGTTCGTTTTAATTAATACAATTACATTCATTTGCATGTATTCAATAGTGACATCAGATATTGCAGATCATGATTTTGGGATATTCAACAAGGGACATTTTAGCATCACTCTGAACTACTAGCCTAAACTATGTCGCCTGTCTCGAGACAAGAGCCGCGTATCAATTAGTGCGCTTCCCGCAGCAGCTCTAACCCCCCAGCGACCTGCGTTGGCGGTTGTTGCTGTTGTGGTCGGGACCCAGGTGTTGGAATTAATTGCGGGGAAGTAGGGTAGGGAGTCGTTTCAGTTCATCCGATAGAGACAGACTGGCTTGCGGCCTCAGAATCACCGGGCCCCGCGTGATGCTAATGCCGCCCCTGGCTGCAGTCTGCAGCAGAAATATGCGGAGACCTTGTCTGGGCGCGCGCTGCGTGTTGTAGCCCTACCAACAAAGACAGACCATTAAATCGAACTAATTTCTACCAAGTGCAATGGCGGCCGCAAGGGATAGTTTTTTGGTGATGTTTTTTCCCCTTCTCTTCATCCCCCTGACAAAGCACAGgcttcactctctctcactctccaatAGGGTGCTGTCTCACTTTTTGCCAGGGGTAAAACTTGAATACAGGGATGAACGGTTCATTATCACTTACTGACCCTCAAAACGTGGGATGTCGTGTCTTCGAAATAAATCTATTACatgtttgattttattttattttcccaaTTCATTATTGCGGAAAAATATATTGCCATGGACATAATGTTTTAGAAGCCCTTAAGCACTGtgtaacatgtagcctacataagGCCTTACTTTCATATGTCTCAGCCTCACATTTTCAATGCCACCATGAACAACATTATTGTGTGTTGTGAGGCGTTCATTAACAGATTAGCCAGATATGGATTTGGTTTTCACTGAACTGATACCAAGCAGCTGTCATTTCCACTTATCAGTCAAACTCACTGACTGGAGCTAATTCAGCATGTCACAATTCAGTCAATCTCGAAGGTTGTGTTAAGATACTATACTCTCCCATATTACACATTTGGTGTCAACGCACACATGACAGTGTGTTGGTGAGAGGCTTTTGTTGTGTTTAATTGTGTTCAGAAGAGATTAGATTGACAATTCAAAGCCTTCAAAGATGATTATAGTCAATATGATTTAGTCACATTTCTCtcttccatccccctctcctctcttcaatccCCAGTAGAGGAAGAAAGGGAAGCATCAGACAGGGCCAGTCTAGGGAGGAAGAAACGAGGGCCCAAGAAGAAGGAGACaaagaagaaggagaaagagaaagaaggaaaACCGGTTAAAGCCAAAAAACGGAAAAAGATTGTAAGCTTCTCGATCATTACGGTCCATCAACCGCCATACATTCTGATGACACGTCATTCTATTTCATTTGCTTAATTGAAGTCATAGTTTTTTTTCTATCTGTGACATTACATATTGATTTAGCATCCCCACCCTCTcttctgttctttctctcttcctcactttccctctctccccttcttttctcctctccccctcaggaaagtgatgtagagagagactcggagcgagagagagattatgGTGAGAACTCCGACAGCGCAGCGAGTGACTTCTCTGGcgagaaaaagaagaagaagaaacacaaggaaaagaaggagaagaaaaccaagaagaagaaaaaagatgATGGGGACAGCACGCACGAGGAGacaacaaaggtaagaagaacacAACAAGAAAGTGCTATTGTtgcagttgttgttgttttgcTTCATTTTTTACACATTCTGATGGCTCAAGTCTTCAAGCTCTCTGACTGGTTGTTTCTCTCCTGCAGCCAATAGAACAGAAGACGTCGGCCCAGCTGGCTATGGACTGGGGTCTGGAGGATGTGGATCATACATTCACTGAAGATGATTACCGCACACTCACCAACTACAAAGCCTTCAGCCAGTCCATGAGGTACAGTTGGCCTGCTATAGTGATTGACTGTCAGCGAGATGACTCAAGGAgttattgtttatttcagttGTCTAGTTCACTACCAACCATGGAACAATTCCCTCCATTCATAATCCCTCAGAAACAACAATTTCTAGTTCAAATGTATTTTCAAGTTCAAGATTATTTGCCACACTGTTCAAAATCAATTGTCATTACTGTTCTGTACATCAAACACTCAGCTCTTCTTCCTCACCTTCCTCTTCGTCTTCCCAGGCCCATGATCGCCAAGAAGAACCCTAAGATCCCCATGTCTAAGATGATGACCATCCTGGGGGTTAAGTGGAGGGAGTTCAGCTCCAACAACCCCTTCAAGGGCTCCGGTGCTGCAGCCGTGGCAGCTGCAGCCGCCGCCGCCGCCATCGCCGTCGCCGAGCAGGTCTCCGCGGCAACCCCATCCCCGGAGCCGCCTCCACCCCGGAAGCAGCCCCAACCCCCACGGCCGCCCCCCCAGCCGCCACCCCCGCTCCGCAAGGCCAAGACCAAAGAGGGCAAAGGTCAGAGGATGAGAGagaatggtggagtggtggagtgtgtCATGTATAGCAAGGACTGATTGAATTGAAATAGAATTGGTCCCAAATTGTAGTCTGGACCCTCAGACATGTTGTAGCCCTGATCTGGCACACCTGATGCAATTCGTCAAGGGTTTGGGTGATAGTCGACTAATTTAATCTGGTGTGCCAGTTTAGGGCTAGAACAAATATGTGAAACGTCTGAGGACCCCAAGGAGAGGTTTGGGAAATCCCACGCTAGAGCACTAGTAGAAATCTTGACTTCATTCTGTCCCTGTTTCTCAGGCCCTGGGTATAAGAAGAGTCGCAGTAAGAGTCCTCGTGTTCTGGCTGAGAGGAAGAAGGCGGTGGCAGCAGCAGTAGCGGCTTCAGTAGCTAAAGCCAAGAAGATGTCCCCCATACGCATAAAATTGGGGGCCTTAGGCAACAAGAGGAAGAAGAGCAGCTCTGTAAGTACTATAATGTGAATTTGGGTCTATAGATGTGCGGTGTAGGCCAATGTATGTGGGAGCATGCTGGTGTATGAGAGTCGACCGatcggtgtttctctctctctctctctctcaattcaattcaattaaattcctTTCAGTTCAGTTCAATTTAAAGGGtttcattggcatgggaaacatatgtttacattgccaaggcaagtgaaatagataataaacaaaagtgaaacaaacaataaaaaatgtacagtaaacgttacactcacaaaagttccaaaagaataaagacatttcatatttcatattatgtgcaaatagttaaagtacaaaagggaaaataaataaacataaatatgggttgtatttacaatggtgtttgtttttcactggttgccattttcttgtggcaacaggtcacaaatcttgctgctgtgatggcacactgtgttatttcaccaaatagatatgggagtttatcaaaattgggtttgttttcaaattctttgttggtctgtgtaatctgagggacatatgtgtctctaatatggtcacacatttggcaggaggttaggaagtgcagctcagtttccatctcattttgtgggcagtgtgcacatagcctgttttctcttgagagccaggtctgcctatggcggcctttctcaatagcaaggctttgCTCACTGAgtgtgtacatagtcaaagctttccttttattttgggtcagtcacagtggtcaggtattctgccactgtgtactctctatttagggacaaatagcattctaggtTGCTCTGTTTTTGTTGGTTAATTCTttacaatgtgtcaagtaattatccttttgttttctcatgatttggttgggtctaattttgttgctgtcctggggatcTGCAGGGTCTGTttttgtttgtgaacagagccccatgaccagcttgcttaggggactcttctccaggttcatctctctgtaggagaTGGTTTTGTTATGGAAAGTTAGAGAATCGCTTCCTATTAGGTTGTTGTagatggctcttttctggattttgataattagaaGGTATGGGTCTacttctgctctgcatgcattatttggtgttttacgttgtacacagaggatatttttggagaattctctctctctctctctctctctctctctctctctctctctctctctctctctctctctctctctctatatatatatatatatatatatatatatatacagttgaagtcggaagtttacatacacttaggttggagtcattaaaactcatttttcacccactccacaaatttcttgttaacaaactatagttttggcaagtcggttaggacacctactgtgtgcatgatacaagtaatttttccaacacttgtttacagtcagattatttcagttataattcactgtatcacaaatcctgtgggacagaagtttactgtgcctttaaacagcttggaatattccagaaaattatgtaatgtcttttgaagcttctgataggctaattcacatcatttgagtcaattggaggtgtacctgtggatgtatttcaaggcctaccttcaaactcagtgcctctttgcttgacatcatgggaaaatcaaaagaaatcagccaagacctcagaaaaaaaattgtagacctccacaagcctggttcatccttcggagcaatttccaaacgcctgaaggtaccacgttcatctgta
The sequence above is drawn from the Salvelinus namaycush isolate Seneca chromosome 36, SaNama_1.0, whole genome shotgun sequence genome and encodes:
- the LOC120030680 gene encoding cytochrome b5 domain-containing protein 1 — translated: MRPTKYFTPTEVSLHNTLGDLWVSYLGKVYDLTPLVNEFKGDVLLKPIIECAGKDISHWFDPKTKDILTHIDPLSGCVKYYTPRGRFVHVPPPCPRTDWTNDFGRPWWRDTQYEVGLLSVKTRWIRIINTLTSQEQGLEVCSEETLNEILQRYLRYNSHAASYTWKHNCVNLDMSKTLEENGIPDEDEDFYNTRMDRDLFSQSICLYFNDDLTEL